In one window of Comamonas testosteroni DNA:
- the metF gene encoding methylenetetrahydrofolate reductase [NAD(P)H], with the protein MSFPVSFEFFPTKTPEGAAKHVGVRQALYARKPEFCSVTYGAGGSTQAGTFTMVRDIQNEGVGAASHFSCIGATHEKVRAELSELKAMGVKRIVALRGDLPSGYGLGGEFQYASDLVAFVRQEFGDWFHIEVAAYPETHPQAKSPRSDLDAFVAKVRAGADSAITQYFYNADAYMRFVDEVKALGLDVPVVPGIMPITSSTQLMRFSDACGAEIPRWIRLRLQAFGDDTASIRAFGLDVVTHLCEQLRSQGAPGLHFYTMNQSVATLEICDRLGL; encoded by the coding sequence ATGAGCTTTCCCGTCAGCTTCGAGTTTTTCCCCACCAAGACGCCCGAAGGCGCTGCCAAGCATGTGGGCGTGCGCCAGGCCCTGTATGCGCGCAAGCCCGAGTTCTGCTCCGTGACCTATGGCGCGGGCGGCTCCACCCAGGCCGGCACCTTCACCATGGTGCGCGACATCCAGAACGAAGGTGTGGGCGCGGCCTCGCACTTCTCCTGCATCGGCGCCACGCATGAGAAAGTGCGCGCCGAACTGAGCGAACTCAAGGCCATGGGCGTCAAGCGCATCGTCGCCTTGCGCGGCGACCTGCCCAGCGGCTACGGCCTGGGCGGCGAGTTCCAGTACGCCAGCGATCTGGTGGCATTCGTACGCCAGGAGTTCGGCGACTGGTTTCACATCGAAGTGGCCGCCTATCCCGAAACTCACCCCCAAGCAAAGTCCCCTCGCAGCGATCTGGACGCATTTGTTGCTAAAGTGCGCGCTGGTGCAGATTCCGCCATCACGCAATACTTCTACAATGCCGACGCATACATGCGCTTTGTCGATGAGGTGAAGGCTCTGGGGCTCGACGTGCCGGTCGTGCCAGGAATCATGCCCATTACCAGCTCTACGCAGCTGATGCGCTTCTCGGATGCATGTGGTGCCGAGATTCCGCGCTGGATTCGTCTGCGTCTGCAGGCGTTCGGAGATGACACCGCTTCCATTCGTGCGTTCGGTCTGGATGTCGTGACTCATCTATGCGAGCAGTTGCGCAGCCAGGGTGCTCCCGGGCTGCACTTCTATACGATGAACCAGAGCGTCGCCACTCTGGAGATCTGCGACCGTCTGGGCCTGTAA
- a CDS encoding TlyA family RNA methyltransferase, with protein MRADVFLVEAGHAATRSQAQRLIASGVEWRLTPLAPWKKVAKNGDEIPAGAELQLLDAAEAKYISRGGLKLEGALAATGLSVKGLRCLDVGQSTGGFTDCLLQAGATQVIGIDVGHGQLHERLKSDERVVCVEGFNARALTPELLEKACDEALCEVIEEEEDNDTQPVAPYAWMRNGGQVDEDYDDSDDAKEQEVESFKAERAAKAKARAEGLAPVELRRKPGTEHIDISPTFDFVTGDLSFISLTLVLPAVVQLLKPHGQLLMLVKPQFELQPGQIGKGGIVRDTALYAEVEKRIRDCLGDLGLSVKQWLDSSIEGGDGNHEFFVWAQQGAEVKAPAPAVADESAAARPAVKAAAKRPSRADIKAQRAKQELYEDPEVASFGQPGPARSKQKKRNDR; from the coding sequence ATGCGCGCAGATGTTTTTTTGGTTGAAGCAGGTCATGCTGCCACCCGTTCCCAGGCCCAGCGCCTGATCGCCTCGGGTGTGGAGTGGCGCCTGACGCCGCTGGCGCCATGGAAGAAAGTGGCCAAGAACGGCGACGAGATCCCTGCCGGTGCCGAGCTGCAGCTGCTGGACGCCGCCGAGGCCAAATACATCTCGCGCGGCGGACTCAAGCTCGAGGGCGCGCTGGCCGCGACCGGCCTGAGCGTCAAGGGCTTGCGCTGCCTGGACGTGGGTCAGAGCACGGGCGGCTTCACCGATTGCCTGCTGCAGGCCGGTGCGACCCAGGTCATCGGCATCGACGTGGGTCATGGCCAGCTGCACGAGCGCCTGAAAAGTGACGAGCGCGTGGTCTGCGTCGAGGGCTTCAACGCCCGCGCGCTGACGCCCGAGCTGCTGGAGAAGGCCTGCGACGAGGCGCTGTGCGAAGTCATCGAGGAAGAAGAGGACAACGACACCCAGCCCGTCGCTCCCTATGCCTGGATGCGCAACGGCGGTCAGGTCGATGAAGACTATGACGACAGCGACGATGCCAAGGAGCAGGAAGTCGAGAGCTTCAAGGCCGAGCGCGCCGCCAAGGCCAAGGCCCGGGCCGAAGGGCTGGCTCCGGTGGAGTTGCGCCGCAAGCCCGGCACCGAGCATATCGACATCAGCCCGACGTTTGATTTCGTGACCGGCGATCTGTCCTTCATCTCGCTGACCCTGGTGCTGCCTGCCGTGGTGCAACTGCTCAAGCCCCATGGCCAGCTGCTGATGCTGGTCAAGCCCCAGTTCGAGCTGCAGCCCGGCCAGATCGGCAAGGGCGGCATTGTGCGCGACACGGCCTTGTACGCCGAGGTCGAAAAGCGCATTCGCGACTGCCTCGGCGATCTGGGGCTGAGCGTCAAGCAGTGGCTGGACTCGTCCATTGAAGGCGGCGACGGCAATCACGAATTCTTTGTCTGGGCCCAGCAGGGCGCTGAAGTCAAGGCTCCGGCCCCGGCTGTTGCAGACGAATCGGCTGCGGCCAGGCCAGCCGTCAAGGCGGCCGCCAAGCGCCCTTCGCGTGCCGACATCAAGGCCCAGCGCGCCAAGCAGGAGCTCTACGAAGACCCCGAGGTGGCTAGCTTCGGTCAGCCCGGCCCGGCCCGCAGCAAGCAGAAAAAGCGCAACGACCGTTGA
- the ahcY gene encoding adenosylhomocysteinase, producing MNAAVRFNPADSAITDISLAAWGRKEIRIAETEMPGLMAVREEFAAAQPLKGARITGSLHMTIQTAVLIETLTALGAQVRWASCNIFSTQDHAAAAIAETGVPVYAIKGESLEDYWNYTHSIFEFGAAGTEGEGPNMILDDGGDATMLMHLGKRAEKDLSVLANPGSEEERIVFAAIKAKLAVDPTWYSRKSAQILGVTEETTTGVHRLNEMSANGSLLFRAINVNDSVTKSKFDNLYGCRESLVDGIKRATDVMIAGKVAVVAGYGDVGKGCAQALSALRAQVWVTEIDPINALQAAMEGYKVVTMEYAADKCDIFVTTTGNKDIIRHEHMVAMKDEAIVCNIGHFDNEIDVASIEKYEWEEIKPQVDHITFPDGKKIILLAKGRLVNLGCATGHPSFVMSNSFANQTLAQIELFTRPDAYEVGKVYVLPKVLDEKVARLHLKKVGAQLTELSDEQAAYIGVSKQGPYKPETYRY from the coding sequence ATGAACGCTGCCGTGCGCTTCAACCCCGCTGATTCGGCCATTACCGATATTTCCCTGGCTGCCTGGGGCCGCAAGGAAATCAGGATCGCCGAAACCGAAATGCCCGGTCTGATGGCTGTGCGTGAAGAGTTCGCCGCTGCCCAGCCCCTGAAGGGCGCGCGCATCACCGGCTCGCTGCACATGACCATCCAGACGGCCGTGCTGATCGAGACGCTGACGGCTCTGGGCGCACAAGTGCGCTGGGCTTCGTGCAACATCTTCTCGACCCAGGACCACGCAGCAGCAGCCATCGCCGAAACCGGCGTGCCTGTCTACGCCATCAAGGGCGAGTCGCTGGAAGACTACTGGAACTACACCCACAGCATCTTTGAATTCGGCGCCGCCGGCACCGAAGGCGAAGGCCCCAACATGATCCTGGACGACGGCGGCGATGCCACCATGCTCATGCACCTGGGCAAGCGCGCCGAGAAGGACCTGTCCGTGCTGGCCAACCCCGGCTCGGAAGAAGAGCGCATCGTCTTCGCCGCCATCAAGGCCAAGCTGGCCGTGGACCCCACCTGGTACAGCCGCAAGTCGGCCCAGATCCTGGGCGTGACCGAAGAAACCACCACTGGCGTGCACCGCCTGAACGAAATGTCTGCCAACGGCAGCCTGCTGTTCCGCGCGATCAATGTGAATGACTCGGTGACCAAGTCCAAGTTCGACAACCTGTACGGCTGCCGCGAATCGCTGGTGGACGGCATCAAGCGCGCCACCGACGTGATGATCGCCGGCAAGGTTGCCGTGGTCGCCGGTTACGGCGACGTGGGCAAGGGCTGCGCCCAGGCGCTGTCTGCGCTGCGCGCTCAAGTGTGGGTGACCGAGATCGACCCCATCAATGCACTGCAGGCCGCCATGGAAGGCTACAAGGTCGTGACCATGGAATATGCCGCCGACAAGTGCGACATCTTCGTGACCACCACCGGCAACAAGGACATCATCCGCCACGAGCACATGGTCGCCATGAAGGATGAGGCCATCGTCTGCAACATCGGTCACTTCGACAACGAAATCGATGTCGCTTCGATCGAGAAGTACGAGTGGGAAGAGATCAAGCCCCAGGTCGACCACATCACCTTCCCCGACGGCAAGAAGATCATCCTGCTGGCCAAAGGCCGCCTGGTGAACCTGGGTTGCGCCACCGGCCACCCCAGCTTCGTGATGTCCAACTCGTTTGCCAACCAGACCCTGGCGCAGATCGAGCTGTTCACCCGCCCCGACGCCTACGAAGTGGGCAAGGTCTATGTGCTGCCCAAGGTGCTGGACGAGAAGGTCGCACGCCTGCACCTGAAGAAGGTGGGCGCCCAGCTGACCGAGCTGAGCGACGAGCAAGCCGCTTATATCGGCGTGAGCAAGCAAGGCCCTTACAAGCCTGAAACTTATCGCTATTAA
- a CDS encoding response regulator: MTSTAPRILLIEDDASIRRFVRLALEDEGWQVFESETARRGLIEAASRQPDAVVLDLGLPDADGKTVIAELRSWSQLPILILSAREREEEKVAALDAGADDYLTKPFGVPELLARLRVMLRRRQQASGADKPGNCARFGTVVVDLAAHDVKRDGAAVHLTPIEFRLLATLIAGHGKVLTHRQLLLQVWGAEYLDRPHYLRVHMANLRQKIESDPAQPRHLVTELQVGYRLVGLEG; encoded by the coding sequence ATGACGAGCACCGCCCCCCGCATTTTGCTGATTGAAGACGACGCCAGCATCCGCCGCTTTGTGCGACTGGCATTGGAGGACGAAGGCTGGCAGGTGTTCGAGTCCGAAACCGCCAGGCGCGGCCTGATCGAGGCCGCCAGCCGCCAGCCCGACGCCGTCGTGCTGGACCTGGGGCTGCCCGATGCGGATGGCAAGACCGTGATTGCCGAGCTGCGCAGCTGGAGCCAGTTGCCGATTCTGATCCTGTCCGCGCGCGAGCGGGAAGAGGAGAAGGTGGCGGCGCTGGACGCCGGTGCCGATGACTACCTGACCAAGCCCTTTGGCGTGCCGGAGCTGCTGGCCAGGTTGCGCGTGATGCTGCGCCGCCGCCAGCAGGCCTCGGGGGCAGACAAGCCCGGCAACTGTGCGCGTTTCGGCACGGTGGTGGTGGATCTGGCGGCGCACGATGTCAAGCGTGACGGAGCGGCCGTGCACCTCACACCCATTGAGTTTCGTCTGCTGGCGACGCTGATTGCCGGTCATGGCAAGGTGCTGACGCATCGCCAGCTGCTGCTGCAGGTCTGGGGGGCGGAGTATCTGGACCGACCTCACTATCTGCGCGTGCACATGGCCAACCTGCGCCAGAAGATAGAGAGCGATCCGGCCCAGCCCCGGCATCTGGTAACCGAGTTGCAAGTCGGTTATCGCTTGGTGGGCCTGGAAGGCTGA
- a CDS encoding sensor histidine kinase encodes MPSSTPSSAAQRPDPDALVAQLQADRQRAHLGKLRIYFGSNAGVGKTYAMLAAAQRERQAGRKVLVGLVETHGRAETEQQLHDLELLPRRTLAYQGRQLDEFDLDAALQRRPEVLLLDELAHSNVSGSRHPKRWQDVQELLEAGIEVWTTLNVQHLESLNDVVGGIVGIQVHETVPDHIFDDADEVIVVDIPPEELLKRLKSGKVYPLEQAERASRNFFRQGNLLALRELALRRTADRVDEDMRDYRRERSIGDVWPTRERLLVGVGGRAGDDALVRQVARLARRLEADWVVVYVDAPERQHRPRAAQEAVLKTLALAARLGADTATIPGARVAQALVDFARERNASHLVLARVHEPLGRWLRWRAPSLSEQIAALDPGLDVLLLSVKQSKNDSTLRLPVAREKTIPWKGYAGVTLACLAATAVAELLLQVFDPANVVMLFLLVVVLSAVRWGRGPGAWAALLSVLLFDFYFVPPRNSFSVNDTQYLFTFSLMLGVALVCGQLTARLRHEARVAAERERRAGALARLARDLSGALTQEQVTQIALTTISGVFDAQTGLLVPDADERLQLAKGSEGQIDTSVGRWSMEHGQMAGHGTDTLAAAPALYVPLMAPVRSRGVLVLQLRAPQKLRVPEERRLLDACASQIALALERVHFVEVAQQTQIAMEGERMRNTLLSAVSHDLRTPLTGILGAAQAALPHAPQGPAHHMLVQIRNQAQALQQLVDNLLAMARLQQGGVQLKREWLPVDELVGSALAQMRERLAAHVLQTSLPADLPLLQLDAVLMERVLVNLLDNAIKYTPEGTTITVTASVADGDCVLSVQDTGPGLPVHLSPEQLFEPFTRGQAESAVFGMGLGLALAQRIVQAHGGRLRVAAADPGPGTIFSVHLPVPEQPAMDE; translated from the coding sequence ATGCCTTCATCCACACCTTCATCCGCCGCGCAGCGCCCCGACCCCGACGCGCTGGTTGCTCAACTGCAGGCAGATCGGCAGCGCGCCCATCTCGGCAAGCTGCGCATCTACTTCGGCTCCAATGCCGGAGTGGGCAAGACCTATGCCATGCTGGCGGCCGCGCAGCGCGAGCGGCAGGCCGGGCGCAAGGTTCTGGTGGGGCTGGTGGAGACGCATGGCCGTGCCGAGACCGAGCAGCAACTGCATGACCTGGAGCTGCTGCCGCGGCGCACGCTGGCCTACCAGGGCAGGCAGCTGGACGAGTTCGACCTCGATGCAGCTTTGCAACGCCGCCCGGAGGTGCTGCTGCTCGACGAGCTGGCGCACAGCAATGTGAGCGGCTCGCGCCACCCCAAGCGCTGGCAGGATGTGCAGGAGCTGCTGGAGGCGGGCATCGAGGTGTGGACCACGCTCAACGTTCAGCACCTGGAAAGCCTCAACGATGTGGTGGGTGGCATTGTGGGCATACAGGTCCATGAGACCGTACCCGACCATATCTTTGACGATGCCGACGAGGTCATCGTGGTCGATATCCCGCCCGAGGAGCTGCTCAAGCGCCTCAAGTCGGGCAAGGTCTACCCGCTGGAGCAGGCCGAGCGGGCTTCGCGCAATTTCTTTCGCCAGGGCAATTTGCTGGCGCTGCGCGAGCTGGCCTTGCGCCGCACGGCTGATCGTGTCGATGAAGACATGCGCGACTACCGCCGCGAGCGCTCCATCGGCGATGTCTGGCCCACGCGCGAGCGTCTGCTGGTGGGCGTGGGCGGCCGCGCCGGTGATGATGCCCTGGTGCGCCAGGTGGCACGCCTGGCAAGGCGGCTGGAGGCCGACTGGGTGGTGGTCTATGTGGATGCGCCGGAGCGCCAGCATCGGCCCCGGGCGGCGCAGGAGGCCGTGCTCAAGACACTGGCGCTGGCTGCGCGTCTGGGCGCGGACACGGCCACCATTCCCGGCGCCCGTGTGGCCCAGGCGCTGGTGGACTTTGCGCGTGAGCGCAATGCCAGTCATCTGGTGCTGGCACGTGTGCATGAACCTTTGGGCCGCTGGCTGCGCTGGCGTGCCCCCAGCCTGTCCGAGCAGATTGCGGCGCTGGATCCCGGCCTGGACGTGCTGCTGCTGTCCGTGAAGCAAAGCAAGAATGACAGCACCTTGCGATTGCCGGTGGCGCGTGAAAAGACCATTCCGTGGAAGGGCTATGCGGGCGTGACCTTGGCATGTCTGGCCGCTACGGCGGTGGCGGAGCTGCTGCTGCAGGTGTTCGACCCGGCCAATGTGGTCATGCTTTTCCTGCTGGTGGTGGTGCTGTCGGCCGTGCGCTGGGGGCGCGGTCCCGGAGCATGGGCGGCCCTGCTGTCAGTGCTGCTGTTCGACTTCTATTTTGTGCCGCCGCGCAACTCTTTCAGCGTCAACGATACGCAATACCTGTTCACCTTCAGCCTGATGCTGGGTGTGGCCCTGGTCTGCGGCCAGCTGACGGCGCGGCTGCGCCACGAGGCGCGCGTGGCCGCAGAGCGCGAAAGGCGGGCCGGCGCGCTGGCCAGGCTGGCGCGTGACCTGTCGGGTGCGCTGACGCAGGAGCAGGTCACGCAAATCGCGCTGACTACGATTTCAGGCGTTTTTGATGCCCAGACCGGGCTGCTGGTGCCCGATGCCGATGAGCGCTTGCAGCTGGCGAAGGGCAGCGAAGGTCAGATCGACACCAGCGTGGGCCGCTGGAGCATGGAGCATGGCCAGATGGCCGGCCACGGCACCGATACCCTTGCCGCCGCGCCGGCGCTCTATGTGCCGCTGATGGCACCCGTGCGCTCGCGCGGCGTGCTGGTACTGCAGTTGCGTGCGCCGCAGAAATTGCGGGTGCCCGAGGAGCGCCGCCTGCTCGACGCCTGTGCCAGCCAGATTGCCCTGGCACTGGAGCGTGTGCATTTTGTGGAGGTGGCGCAGCAGACCCAGATCGCCATGGAGGGCGAGCGCATGCGCAACACCTTGCTCTCGGCCGTCTCACACGATCTGCGCACGCCGCTGACGGGCATCCTGGGCGCGGCCCAGGCGGCCTTGCCGCATGCGCCCCAGGGGCCGGCGCATCACATGCTGGTGCAGATTCGCAATCAGGCACAGGCGCTGCAGCAACTGGTGGACAACCTGCTGGCCATGGCGCGCCTGCAGCAAGGCGGCGTGCAGCTCAAGCGCGAATGGCTGCCGGTGGACGAGCTGGTGGGCAGCGCGCTGGCGCAGATGCGCGAGCGACTGGCCGCTCATGTGCTGCAGACCTCGCTGCCGGCCGATCTGCCTTTGCTGCAGCTCGATGCCGTGCTGATGGAGCGTGTGCTGGTCAATCTGCTGGACAACGCCATCAAGTACACGCCCGAAGGCACGACGATCACCGTGACAGCGAGCGTGGCCGATGGCGACTGTGTGCTGAGCGTGCAGGACACGGGGCCGGGCCTGCCCGTGCATCTTTCGCCCGAGCAGTTGTTCGAGCCCTTTACCCGCGGGCAGGCGGAGAGTGCCGTGTTCGGCATGGGGCTCGGGCTGGCTCTGGCTCAGCGCATTGTGCAAGCCCATGGCGGCAGATTGCGGGTCGCGGCGGCAGATCCCGGGCCGGGCACCATTTTCAGCGTGCACCTGCCTGTGCCCGAGCAACCGGCCATGGACGAATGA
- a CDS encoding TorF family putative porin, with protein MRLSFPQKTFHASRSWVISSALLMTTLSWANSSAAEEAKAQSASETTAAVPADSKSSLTGSLSLISDYRFRGISQTWQGAAVQGAVELALPKGFYVGTSLSNVSTNSYGRGQGLEHDIYGGWRGELVPDWLLDAGLLQYRYPGARLGASDGSSKRFDTTELYLGATHGGLSLKWSVALTPYFGLGESTADSAFATALRPAGSSRGSQYLDLNYQHPLGDLATLGLHGGYTWVRNYSDVSYADWRISLSRAWGPWTASLAYAGTSADARYYSAVNSRGQWRDLARSGWLLGLSAGF; from the coding sequence ATGCGTCTCTCTTTCCCCCAAAAAACATTCCACGCATCGCGTTCCTGGGTCATCAGCTCTGCGTTGTTGATGACAACTTTGAGCTGGGCCAATTCCTCTGCTGCCGAGGAGGCAAAAGCGCAATCTGCTTCTGAAACCACAGCGGCTGTGCCGGCCGACAGCAAGTCCTCCCTGACCGGCTCGCTGAGCCTGATCAGTGACTACCGCTTTCGCGGCATCTCGCAGACCTGGCAAGGTGCGGCAGTGCAGGGCGCAGTGGAGCTGGCCTTGCCCAAGGGCTTTTATGTGGGCACGTCGCTGTCCAATGTCTCTACCAACAGCTACGGCCGGGGCCAGGGGCTGGAGCACGATATCTATGGTGGCTGGCGCGGCGAGCTCGTGCCTGACTGGTTGCTCGATGCCGGGCTTTTGCAGTACCGCTATCCCGGCGCACGGCTGGGCGCAAGCGATGGCAGCAGCAAACGCTTTGACACCACCGAGCTCTATCTGGGGGCGACCCATGGTGGCCTGAGCCTCAAATGGTCTGTGGCACTGACGCCTTATTTCGGCCTGGGCGAGAGTACCGCCGACTCGGCGTTCGCCACTGCGCTGCGGCCAGCGGGCAGCAGCCGCGGCAGCCAGTATCTGGATCTGAACTATCAGCATCCGCTGGGCGATCTCGCCACCTTGGGTCTGCATGGCGGCTATACCTGGGTGCGCAATTACAGCGATGTTTCCTATGCCGACTGGCGCATCTCGCTGTCCAGGGCCTGGGGCCCGTGGACCGCATCGCTTGCCTACGCGGGTACCTCGGCCGATGCCAGGTACTACAGCGCTGTCAACAGTCGTGGCCAATGGCGTGATCTGGCACGCAGCGGCTGGCTGCTGGGCCTGAGTGCCGGGTTTTGA
- the kdpB gene encoding potassium-transporting ATPase subunit KdpB: protein MSTKKMTAGRSLLDAKLVKSALWDAVRKLSPRTQWANPVMFVVYLGAILSSLLWWQSLMEPGSENSGFVLAIALWLWFTVLFANFAEALAEGRSRAQAASLRGMKRDTVAKLLQQPHFGSSWIPMRASELRKGVVIFVEAGDTIALDGTVIEGVASVDESAITGESAPVIREAGGDFSSVTGGTRVLSDWLVVEVTVNPGESFLDRMISMVESAKRQKTPNELALTILLVGLTLVFLLVIVTLWPFSAFAVTQAGTGSVVGIAVLIALLVCLIPTTIGGLLSAIGVAGMSRMMQANVIATSGRAVEAAGDVDVLLLDKTGTITLGNRQACEFLPAPGISAAQLAEAAQLSSLADETPEGRSVVALARERHGLPERSSADFPGEFVPFTAQTRMSGVDLQSPQGLRSLRKGAADAVRRHVEAAGGSFPAQVQLSVDNVSRKGSTPLVVADGAKVLGVIELKDIVKPGMRERFAELRRMGIKTVMVTGDNPLTAAAIAAEAGVDDYLAEARPEDKLQLIRSHQAAGRLVAMTGDGTNDAPALAQADVAVAMNSGTQAAKEAGNMVDLDSNPTKLIEVVETGKQMLMTRGALTTFSIANDVAKYFAIIPAAFVGTYPQLASLNVMQLHSADSAILSAVIFNALIIIALVPLALRGVQYRAVGAALLLRRNLLIYGLGGLIVPFVGIKLIDMLLTVLGLV from the coding sequence ATGAGCACAAAGAAAATGACGGCAGGCCGCAGCCTGCTCGATGCCAAGCTGGTGAAGTCGGCTCTGTGGGATGCGGTGCGCAAACTCTCGCCGCGTACGCAGTGGGCCAATCCAGTGATGTTTGTGGTGTATCTGGGTGCGATCCTTAGCAGTCTGTTGTGGTGGCAGAGCCTGATGGAGCCGGGCAGCGAGAACAGCGGCTTTGTTCTGGCGATTGCGCTGTGGTTGTGGTTCACCGTGCTGTTTGCCAACTTTGCCGAAGCATTGGCCGAGGGCCGCAGCCGCGCGCAGGCCGCCAGCCTGCGCGGCATGAAGCGCGATACCGTGGCCAAGCTGCTGCAGCAACCGCATTTCGGCAGCTCATGGATTCCCATGCGCGCCAGCGAACTGCGCAAGGGCGTGGTCATCTTCGTGGAAGCCGGCGACACGATTGCGCTTGACGGCACGGTGATAGAAGGCGTTGCTTCGGTGGACGAAAGCGCGATCACCGGCGAATCCGCGCCCGTGATCCGCGAGGCCGGAGGCGACTTCTCGTCGGTGACCGGAGGCACACGCGTGCTGTCGGACTGGCTGGTGGTGGAAGTCACGGTCAACCCTGGCGAGTCGTTTCTGGATCGCATGATCTCCATGGTCGAGTCGGCCAAGCGCCAGAAGACACCGAACGAGTTGGCGCTGACGATTTTGCTCGTGGGGCTGACGCTGGTCTTCCTGCTGGTCATCGTCACGCTGTGGCCTTTCTCGGCCTTTGCGGTGACGCAGGCCGGAACGGGCTCCGTCGTCGGTATTGCCGTGCTGATTGCGCTGCTGGTCTGCCTGATCCCGACCACGATTGGCGGCCTGCTGTCGGCCATTGGTGTGGCCGGCATGAGCCGCATGATGCAGGCCAATGTCATCGCCACTTCGGGCCGTGCCGTGGAGGCTGCCGGTGATGTGGACGTGCTGCTGCTGGACAAGACCGGCACCATCACCCTGGGCAACCGCCAGGCCTGCGAGTTTTTGCCGGCCCCCGGAATAAGCGCCGCGCAGCTGGCCGAAGCCGCACAGCTGTCGTCTCTGGCAGATGAAACACCTGAAGGCCGCAGCGTGGTGGCTCTGGCCCGGGAGCGCCATGGCTTGCCCGAACGCAGCAGTGCGGATTTTCCGGGCGAGTTCGTCCCCTTTACCGCGCAGACGCGTATGAGTGGGGTGGATCTGCAAAGCCCGCAAGGCCTGCGCAGCTTGCGCAAGGGTGCCGCCGATGCCGTGCGCCGGCATGTCGAGGCGGCGGGAGGCAGCTTCCCGGCTCAGGTGCAACTGTCCGTGGATAACGTCTCGCGCAAGGGCAGCACGCCTTTGGTGGTGGCCGATGGTGCCAAGGTGCTGGGCGTGATCGAGCTCAAGGACATCGTCAAGCCCGGCATGCGCGAGCGCTTTGCCGAACTGCGCCGCATGGGCATAAAGACGGTGATGGTGACGGGCGACAACCCGCTGACGGCAGCCGCCATTGCCGCCGAGGCCGGCGTCGATGATTACCTGGCCGAAGCCAGGCCCGAGGACAAGCTGCAGCTGATCCGCTCGCACCAGGCGGCGGGCCGTCTGGTGGCCATGACGGGGGACGGCACCAACGATGCGCCGGCCCTGGCCCAGGCCGATGTGGCCGTGGCCATGAACAGCGGCACCCAGGCTGCCAAAGAGGCCGGCAACATGGTGGATCTGGACAGCAACCCCACCAAGCTGATCGAGGTGGTGGAAACCGGCAAGCAGATGCTGATGACGCGCGGCGCGTTGACCACCTTCAGCATTGCCAACGATGTGGCCAAGTACTTCGCCATCATTCCGGCCGCCTTTGTGGGCACTTATCCGCAACTGGCCTCGCTCAACGTGATGCAGCTGCACAGCGCCGATTCCGCCATCCTGAGCGCCGTGATCTTCAATGCACTGATCATCATCGCCCTGGTGCCGCTGGCCTTGCGTGGTGTGCAGTATCGCGCCGTGGGTGCGGCCCTGCTGCTGCGCCGAAACCTGCTGATCTATGGTTTGGGCGGGCTGATCGTGCCGTTTGTGGGCATCAAGCTCATCGACATGCTGCTGACCGTGCTGGGCCTCGTCTAA
- the kdpC gene encoding K(+)-transporting ATPase subunit C — MKTSTQTLCASVLPSHAQAQPEAQSASWSRLLGSSVRAALLVMVVSGIAYPLLTTGVAQALFPQAANGSLIEHQGRIVGSALIGQQFTGAQYFHGRPSATVAPDPGQEGASIAAPYNAGLSGASNQGATHKDLSEAVAQRVAQYRADNGLAADQAVPVDAVTASASGLDPHISMANALLQLPHVAKARGLSPEQVQPLLAQKTEQRTLGLLGEPRVNVLQLNLALDALQPAASAVKE, encoded by the coding sequence ATGAAAACTTCGACTCAAACACTTTGCGCTTCAGTGCTGCCTAGCCACGCACAAGCGCAGCCCGAGGCGCAATCCGCCTCCTGGTCACGTCTGCTGGGCTCCAGCGTGCGCGCCGCCCTGCTGGTAATGGTGGTCTCGGGCATTGCCTATCCCTTGCTGACCACGGGCGTGGCGCAGGCACTGTTTCCCCAGGCAGCCAATGGCAGCCTGATCGAGCACCAGGGCCGGATCGTGGGCTCTGCACTGATCGGCCAGCAATTCACCGGGGCGCAGTACTTCCATGGCCGTCCCAGCGCCACGGTCGCTCCCGATCCGGGCCAGGAAGGGGCAAGCATTGCGGCTCCCTACAACGCCGGCCTGTCTGGTGCCAGCAACCAGGGGGCAACGCACAAGGACTTGTCCGAAGCCGTGGCGCAGCGTGTCGCGCAGTACCGCGCCGACAACGGTCTGGCCGCAGACCAGGCGGTGCCGGTAGATGCGGTCACGGCGTCGGCATCGGGCCTGGACCCGCATATCTCGATGGCCAATGCGCTGCTGCAGCTGCCGCATGTGGCGAAGGCGCGAGGGCTCTCGCCAGAGCAGGTGCAGCCATTGCTGGCGCAGAAAACAGAGCAGCGCACGCTGGGCTTGCTGGGCGAGCCGCGCGTGAATGTGCTGCAGCTCAATCTGGCGCTGGACGCCTTGCAGCCCGCCGCCAGCGCAGTGAAGGAGTAA